From one Sorangium aterium genomic stretch:
- a CDS encoding pentapeptide repeat-containing protein, whose protein sequence is MDTAALHTLFGALSSRRGGDSTAIELPGADLAAAHLRCADLQGANLAGARLDGAKLTGANLGGARLDAASLVNADLTGADLRWADLSGALLGGALLAAADLRGAKLPRSFSSAGSLVGARVDPSACARSGFDEEAILALASAGASFDDIASFPSPLRDALASADAVPESAERSRLPAAPDSRRMEAAPDSRRMEAAPDSRRMEAAPDSRRMEAAPDSRRMEAAWSSQRISAPPESQRIPESQRMSIATDGPRQGAAASASRRAAGEREAPPVRRPGVSGGPTRAPDSPLLARPTELRLALAGGALLLVLAAAVALAKIPPHGLLVVAHAGSVLGAALMTFALPLFGTERDAARSLGARLVLAALAATLVYGLDPSRLAVFRLRATLASGDAAQRSAAVRLLARSGHRSFEGLDLSGLDLSRADLTQTSFRNARLAGADLSNAALMESTFGSADLTAANLRGADLTGSDTEQAIGWELAACDAATELPDDSACLLGHPARASQPSGDAAARSAHEGAAPAGAP, encoded by the coding sequence ATGGACACCGCAGCTCTCCACACGCTCTTCGGTGCCCTGTCGTCGCGTCGCGGCGGCGATAGCACCGCGATCGAGCTCCCGGGCGCGGACCTCGCGGCCGCGCACCTGCGCTGCGCCGACCTCCAGGGCGCGAACCTCGCGGGTGCGCGCCTCGACGGGGCCAAGCTCACCGGCGCGAACCTCGGGGGGGCGCGGCTCGACGCCGCGTCGCTCGTCAACGCCGACCTCACCGGGGCCGACCTGCGCTGGGCCGATCTCTCGGGGGCGCTGCTCGGCGGGGCGCTGCTCGCGGCCGCGGACCTGCGCGGGGCCAAGCTCCCGCGCTCGTTCTCCTCGGCGGGCTCGCTCGTGGGCGCGCGCGTCGATCCGTCGGCGTGCGCGCGCTCCGGCTTCGACGAGGAGGCCATCCTGGCGCTGGCGAGCGCGGGCGCGTCGTTCGACGACATCGCGTCGTTCCCTTCGCCGCTGCGCGACGCCCTCGCGAGCGCCGACGCGGTCCCCGAGAGCGCGGAGCGGAGCCGTCTCCCCGCAGCGCCGGACTCGCGGCGGATGGAGGCGGCGCCGGACTCGCGGCGGATGGAGGCAGCGCCGGACTCGCGGCGGATGGAGGCAGCGCCGGACTCGCGGCGGATGGAGGCAGCGCCGGACTCGCGACGGATGGAGGCGGCGTGGTCATCGCAACGGATCTCGGCGCCACCCGAGTCGCAGCGGATACCCGAGTCGCAGCGGATGTCCATCGCGACCGACGGGCCTCGCCAGGGCGCGGCCGCCAGCGCCTCGCGCCGCGCTGCCGGTGAGCGCGAGGCTCCGCCGGTCCGCCGCCCCGGCGTGTCCGGTGGCCCTACGAGGGCGCCAGACTCGCCCTTGCTCGCGCGGCCGACCGAGCTGCGCCTCGCGCTCGCCGGCGGCGCATTGCTCCTCGTCCTCGCGGCCGCCGTCGCTCTGGCCAAGATCCCTCCGCACGGCCTCCTCGTGGTAGCGCACGCCGGCAGCGTGCTGGGCGCGGCGCTCATGACGTTCGCGCTGCCTCTCTTCGGTACCGAGCGCGACGCCGCGCGCTCCCTGGGCGCCCGCCTCGTGCTCGCCGCGCTCGCCGCGACGCTCGTCTACGGCCTCGATCCGTCGCGCCTCGCGGTCTTCCGGCTGCGCGCCACGCTCGCCTCGGGCGACGCCGCGCAACGGTCGGCCGCCGTACGCCTCCTCGCGCGGAGCGGTCACCGCAGCTTCGAGGGGCTGGATCTGTCGGGGCTCGACCTCTCCCGGGCCGATCTCACCCAGACCAGCTTCCGGAACGCGCGCCTCGCGGGGGCGGACCTCTCGAACGCCGCGCTGATGGAGTCGACCTTCGGGAGCGCCGATCTGACCGCTGCCAACCTCCGAGGCGCCGACCTCACCGGGAGCGACACAGAACAGGCGATCGGCTGGGAGCTCGCGGCGTGCGATGCGGCGACCGAGCTGCCCGACGACAGCGCGTGCCTGCTGGGACACCCGGCGCGGGCAAGCCAGCCCTCGGGCGACGCCGCCGCGCGCTCCGCGCACGAGGGCGCCGCGCCGGCGGGAGCGCCGTAA